TCTACTGCGAAACTGTGTCCTACGGTTGTAACTAACACATTGTCATAGAGGCTATGTTCGCCGCCACCGGCTCTGAAACCTATGCCCCCCTTGTTATTGGTATCATCTTTCCATGTGCAAGATAATGCGAGTTCTTTGCCACGCTCACCGAGATAGAGGTCGTAACGCTCACCTTCGGCAACGATCTTTATCGTATACCATTTGCCAAGTTCAGCGTGTATACCTGATTCGTTGTCTAACTTATCTTCGTCTTTAACGATATAATTACCACCAACTCGTGTAAACCACCAGAATTGATCGCGACCGTCTGCCACAATTTGAACCAGCGTGCAATTGTTTGGATCTTCCGCACGCATGACCCAATTCGCTGCCCATAGCGGGTTTACCATATTGAAGTCAACGGAGAACTCAAAATCGGTAAAGTCATTTTTGACAGTAATCCCGACTTCTCCACCGTTAACCGTCAGTTCCTTGCCATCCGCGGACCAGGTGCCTGTAGGTGCCCATTTGCCTTTGTCAATTGCGTTTTTCTCAAAGTCATCCTCAAACAGCACTTCGCTAATACAAAAGGGCGCGTCCGCTGAGATGAGTATGAGTAAAAAGAGTGTAAAGACACCGAATTTCAATCCTCTTGATTTCATCACGACTGCTCCTTTCTGGAAAGATTATGTTTCTTCTCAGGATTAGAGTGAATACTGCACCAGCATAGGGAAAACACACTCGTCGCACCAAAATGTTTCAGAAAATACTATAGGGATTTAATGGAATGTTTCTGATATACCACCACCGATGGCAGGGAGGAAATGAATCTCTGCGTCTTCGTCAACACTTTCGAGGATACTGCCGCGTGTGAGAAGTCCGTTGATGTAGACAGCGAGTCCAGGCTTAATGCGATCATCTTCACACAGCCGCGCTTTCATACCCGGATAACGGGTCTCTAAATTATTGATGACTTCTCGGATAGTGGCACCAGGCACAGTAACACTGTCTTCGCCATTTGTTAGGTTACGTAGGAGGGATGGGATGGCTACGATTGGCATTGTCGATCCTTTTGGGTAGGAACGGAACCTAAAAAGGCGCGCCTTGCAGGCGCGCCTTTCGTTTTTCAATCTTAGATTTTCCCCATCGCTTTCAGAAGCCGATCGGGGGACATCGGGAGTTCCGTCATCCGAACACCGATTGCATCGTAGATCGCATTGGCGATGGCAGCCATCGGTGGCACAATCGGCACTTCACCGACCCCACGCACACCATACGGATGCCCTGGATTCGGGACTTCAACGATGACAGCATCAATCATAGGTAAATCTAAGCAGGTCGGCATCCGGTAATCAAGGAAGCTGGCGTTCGTCATCTCGCCTTCGGCATTGTAGATGTATTCCTCATTCAATGCCCATCCGATACCCTGAACAGCACCGCCTTGTATTTGGCCCTCAACATAACTCGGATGGATGGCTTTTCCTGCATCCTGGACTGCGGTATAGCGGAGGATATCGACCTTGCCGGTCTCCTCGTCCACTGCTACATCTACCACGTGCGTTGCGTAGGCGCCACCAGCACCACCGGGATTCACTGTCCCGCTGCCGACAATCGGACCGCCGGTTTCACCGAGTCTGGCACATAGATCGCGGAAACTGATCTGCTCCTCTTTGCCATTGATGCTTGAGAATTCGCCGTCCGCAAACTGCACGTTCGCTTCGTCAACTTCCCAGAGCTTCGCGGCACGAGCGATCATCTGCTGTTTGACATCTTGCGCGGCTTCGTAAGCAGCGTACCCTGTCGCGTAGGTTGTACGACTACCCCCTGTCACGGCAGTGTAACCGACAGAGTTGGTATCAACAACACTTGGGTTGACCGATTCAGCAGGGATACCGAGCACTTCTGCCGCCTGCATAGCGATTGAAGCACGCGTACCGCCGATGTCCGTAGAACCTTCAACAAGGTTAATGGTGCCATCGGAGTTGACATTAATCGTCACGCTGGACTCCAAACCGATGTTAAACCAGTAACCGGAAGCGACACCGCGACCGTGGTGCTTCTTCCCATTCGGTGCGGTATAATGCGGATGCGCTTTCGCTGCTTCGACTGTCTCAATGCAACCGATGCGCGGGTGAACGGGTCCATCAGCGCGTCGGTCGCCCTCTTTCGCAGCGTTGAGCAATCGGATCTCAAGTGGATCGATGCCGAGTTTCTCCGCGATCTCGTCAACAACTGTCTCCGAACCGAAAGCAGCGTTTGGTGCCCCAGGGGCGCGGTAAGGCGCGGTTTTCGGTTTATTCACAACAACATCGTAGCCGTCAATGATGACGTTTTCAATGCTGTACGGTGCAAAGATACACATTGCGCCAGGTCCGACGGGGGAACCGGGGTAAGCACCTGCCTCAAAAGCGAGATACGCTTCGGCGGCAGTTATCTTACCTTCCTTGGTGGCACCCATTTTAACGCGAATGAAAGAAGCGGGTGTCGGTCCTGTGCCTTCAAACACGTCTGCTCGGTTCATCAGCACCTTGACCGGTTTACCCGTTTTCTTTGCAAGCAGTGCCGCAACAGGTTTAATGTAGACGCTGATCTTGCCGCCAAAACCACCCCCAATTTCCATCGGGACAACCTTAATCTTGGAAATCGGATATTGGAGGATTTCGGCAACCTGTTCACGGACGGTAAACGCGCCTTGTGTGCTGCACCATATCGTTAACTGACCATCGGCGTTGTAGTGTGCTGTGGCGTTATGCGGTTCAATATAGCCTTGGTGGACAGTGCCTGTAACGAACTCGCGTTCGATGATGATATCCGCTTCGGCGAACCCTTTCTCAGGGTCACCGAGTTTGTGTTGGAGATGGCTTGCGACGTTGCTCGGTTCGTCCGCAGTTTCACCGAGTGATGTCGTTCTGAGGTGTTCATGTAGGAGCGGCGCATCTGGTTCCATCGCTTGCCGTACCTCTAAGACAGGTGGTAGCACCTCATATTCAACGTCAATAAGCGTACAAGCCTCTTCAGCGATGTGCGGGTTCGTCGCAGCAACGGCGGCGACAGCGTGACCTTTATATAAGACCTTG
The Candidatus Poribacteria bacterium DNA segment above includes these coding regions:
- a CDS encoding DUF1080 domain-containing protein, which gives rise to MKSRGLKFGVFTLFLLILISADAPFCISEVLFEDDFEKNAIDKGKWAPTGTWSADGKELTVNGGEVGITVKNDFTDFEFSVDFNMVNPLWAANWVMRAEDPNNCTLVQIVADGRDQFWWFTRVGGNYIVKDEDKLDNESGIHAELGKWYTIKIVAEGERYDLYLGERGKELALSCTWKDDTNNKGGIGFRAGGGEHSLYDNVLVTTVGHSFAVDPHNSLSTLWGALKQP
- a CDS encoding MoaD/ThiS family protein translates to MPIVAIPSLLRNLTNGEDSVTVPGATIREVINNLETRYPGMKARLCEDDRIKPGLAVYINGLLTRGSILESVDEDAEIHFLPAIGGGISETFH
- a CDS encoding xanthine dehydrogenase family protein molybdopterin-binding subunit, producing the protein MLENKEYKVIGTRPIRHDGVDKVTGRALYGADFQAAGLLHGRVLRSPHAHAKIISIDTSRAEALPGVKSVVTAKDLPDAGDKVADLGEGAVNLKHLCDNILASDKVLYKGHAVAAVAATNPHIAEEACTLIDVEYEVLPPVLEVRQAMEPDAPLLHEHLRTTSLGETADEPSNVASHLQHKLGDPEKGFAEADIIIEREFVTGTVHQGYIEPHNATAHYNADGQLTIWCSTQGAFTVREQVAEILQYPISKIKVVPMEIGGGFGGKISVYIKPVAALLAKKTGKPVKVLMNRADVFEGTGPTPASFIRVKMGATKEGKITAAEAYLAFEAGAYPGSPVGPGAMCIFAPYSIENVIIDGYDVVVNKPKTAPYRAPGAPNAAFGSETVVDEIAEKLGIDPLEIRLLNAAKEGDRRADGPVHPRIGCIETVEAAKAHPHYTAPNGKKHHGRGVASGYWFNIGLESSVTINVNSDGTINLVEGSTDIGGTRASIAMQAAEVLGIPAESVNPSVVDTNSVGYTAVTGGSRTTYATGYAAYEAAQDVKQQMIARAAKLWEVDEANVQFADGEFSSINGKEEQISFRDLCARLGETGGPIVGSGTVNPGGAGGAYATHVVDVAVDEETGKVDILRYTAVQDAGKAIHPSYVEGQIQGGAVQGIGWALNEEYIYNAEGEMTNASFLDYRMPTCLDLPMIDAVIVEVPNPGHPYGVRGVGEVPIVPPMAAIANAIYDAIGVRMTELPMSPDRLLKAMGKI